From the Kribbella sp. CA-293567 genome, the window GACCAGAACACTTCAACACAGCGTGAGGACTACCGGTAACACCCATGGAGACCAGTGAAGTTCGCCGGCGGTTCCTGAACTACTTCGAGGAGCGCGACCACACGGTGGTGCCGAGCGCGCCGCTGCCCTCGCCCGACCCGAACCTGTTGTTCAACGTGGCCGGGATGGCGCAGTTCGTGCCGTACTTCGTCGGCCAGCAGACGCCGCCGTACCAGCGCGCCACCAGCGTGCAGAAGTGTGTCCGGACCCTCGACATCGAGGAGGTCGGCAAGACCACCCGGCACGGCACGTTCTTCCAGATGAACGGCAACTTCTCCTTCGGTGACTACTTCAAGGAGCAGGCCGTCCAGTACGCCTGGGACCTGGTCACCAAGTCGCAGGCCGACGGCGGCTACGGCTTCGACGAGTCCGTCCTGTACGCCTCGGTGTACTACGAGGACGACGAGGCGATCGACATCTGGAAGCGGGTCGCCGGGCTGCCCGACGACCGGATCGTCCGGCTCGGGATGAAGGACAACTTCTGGTCGATGGGCATCCCGGGTCCGTGCGGCCCGTGCTCGGAGATCCTGATCGACCGCGGCCCGCAGTTCGGCGCCGACCGGGACTGGGAGGCGGGCGACCGCTACCTGGAGTTCTGGAACCTGGTCTTCATGCAGAACGTCCGCGGTGAGGGCGGCGGCAAGGAGGGCTACCCGATCCTCGGCGAGCTGCCGAAGAAGAACATCGACACCGGGCTGGGCCTGGAGCGGGTCGCGTACCTGCTGCAGGGCGTCGACAACATGTACGAGATCGACGAGATCTTCCCGGTGATCGAGAAGGCGTCGGAGCTGAGCGGCCGCAAGTACGGCGCCGACCAGGTCGACGACGTGCGCTTCCGGGTGATCGCGGACCACGTCCGCAGCGCGCTGATGCTGATCGGCGACGGCGTCACCCCGGGCAACGAGCAAGGCGGCTACGTACTGCGCCGGCTGCTGCGCCGCTCGATCCGGTCGATGCGCCTGCTCGGCTACGAGGACCCGAGCCTGGTCGAGCTGCTGCCGACCAGCCTGGAGCAGATGAGGAAGTCGTACCCCGAACTGGCCGCCGACTTCCCGCGGATCAGCCAGATCGCGTACGCCGAGGAGGAGGCCTTCCGGCGTACTCTCACCGCCGGGACGAGCATCTTCGACCTGGCCGTGAAGAACGTGAAGGCCCAGGGCGGCGCACATCTGGCCGGCAACCAGGCGTTCCAGCTGCACGACACCTACGGCTTCCCGATCGACCTCACCGTCGAGATGGCCTCCGAGCAGGGGCTGCAGGTCGACACCGACGGCTTCCGGTCGCTGATGAAGGAACAGCGCGACCGGGCCAAGGCCGACGCGCGGGCGAAGAAGGCCGGCCACGCCGACACCTCGGGGTACCGGGAGCTGCGCGAGAAGGGCGTCACCGAGTTCACCGGGTACGACGAACTCGCCACCGACTCGCAGCTGCGCGGCGTCCTGCGCGACGGCGTCGTGGCCACTGCCGCCGAGCAGGGTGAGACCGTCGAGGTGGTGCTGGAGAAGACCCCGTTCTACGCGGAGTCGGGTGGTCAGATCGCCGACGAGGGTCTGATCGTCGGCGACGGATTCAAGCTGAAGGTGCTGGACGTCCAGCGGCCGGTCAAGGGTCTGATCGTGCACCGCGTCGAGGTGGTCGAGGGCGCCGTCCGGCCAGGCCTGGACGTGCACGCCCAGGTCGACAAGGAGTGGCGGATCTCTGCTTGCCAGGCGCACTCCGGCACGCACGTGGTGCACGCGGCGCTGCGGCAGGTGCTCGGCCCGACGGCGTTGCAGAGCGGTTCGTACAACAAGCCCGGTTACCTGCGGCTCGACTTCGCCTGGTCGTCGGCGCTGGACCAGGCGACCCGTAGCGAGATCGAGGAGGTCGCCAACCTCGCGGTCCGGCAGGACCTGTCGGTCTCCGCGCAGTACATGTCGCTGCCCGAGGCACGGGAGTGGGGTGCGCTGGCGCTGTTCGGCGAGACCTACGACGACTCGGTCCGGGTGGTCGAGATCGGCGGTCCGTGGTCGCGTGAGCTCTGCGGTGGCACGCACGTCAAGCACTCCTCGCAGGTCGGCGCGCTGACCGTGACGAGCGAGTCGTCGGTCGGTGCGGGAGTTCGCCGGCTGGAGGCGTTCGTCGGGATGGACGCGCTGCACTACCTGGGCCGCGAGCGGGCGCTGGTCCGGCTGCTCTCGGAGAACCTGAAGACGCGGCCGGAGGAACTGCCGGCGAAGGTGGCCGACCTGGCCGAGCGGCTGCGGGTCGCCGAGAAGGAGCTGGAGAAGGTTCGCGCCGGTCAGGTGCTGGCCGCCGCGGCCGAGCTGGCGAAGGCGCCGCGGGATGTCTTCGGTGTCGCGTACGTCGGTCACCGGGCGCCGGACGGCGTGAACGGCGGTGACCTGCGCAAGCTGGCGCTCGACGTCCGCGGCCGGATGCCTGCCGACAAGCCGGCCGTCGTCGCCGTGCTGAGCGTCAACGACGGCAAGCCCGCGGTGGTGATCGCGCTGAACGACATCGCCCGCGAATGGCGCCTGAAGGCCGGCGACCTGGTCCGTACCGCGGCCGAGCAGCTCGGCGGCCGAGGTGGCGGCAAGGACGACGTCGCCCAGGGCGGCGGCACCGACCCGGCAGGCTCGGACAAGGCCCTCAGCGCGGTCGAACACGCCATCGGTCACCTGGTCACCGGCGGATCGTGAACCGCTCCCGCCCCCTGACGACGCCGCGCCGCGCTGCTCCGCAGCGCGGCGCCGCGGTCAACAGCAGGAGTGCGCGCTCCGCAGCCACCCTCCTTGCTGATCCGCGCTGTGGTCGGGGCGGGGCGAGGCTCGTGCGCGGTTCGCGGTTGTGCTGTTGGCCCCCAGTGGGGGCAAACTAGTGCGCCGCGGGGTTCGGGTCGCGCTCGACGTCGGTGATGCCAGGATCGGTGTCGCCAGCAGCGATCCGCACGGGATCCTTGCGACGCCGGTGGAGACTGTGAAGGCGGGAGCGGGTGCTCTCGAGCGGATCGCCGGCCTGGTGGCCGAACTGGAGGCGTTCGAGGTGGTGATCGGGTTGCCGCGATCGTTGTCCGGTGGCGAAGGGCCGGCGGCGGTGAAGATCCGGACGACGGCGGCTCAGCTCGACGAGCTGCTGCGGAAGGTGAGCTCGACGGTGGAGCTGCGGCTGGTGGACGAACGGTTCACCACCGTCACCGCCGAGCGGATGCTGCGGGAACGGGGTAAGAAGGGCTCCAAGCGGCGGGCCGTGGTGGACCAGGCCGCGGCGGTCGTGATTCTGCAACACGCGCTCGACTTCGAGCGTGAGACCGGCAACCCACCCGGGAGGCCCCTGTGAACGGAACATCGGTGAACGAAGACCGTGGCGATCGAACCGAAGACCTGAACGACCACCTCGGCCTGCGGCCGGAGAGCCGGGTCGAACGCCGGGCGAACCGGCGCAAGACCCGGGCCCGGCGCGGCTTCGGCTGCTTCGCCGGCCTGGTCTCCCTGGTCGTCGTGGGTGCCCTGATCGGCGGTCTGGTGATCGGCTTCGGCAAGGGCCGGGACGCGATCGAGAAGGTGTTCGCAGCGCCCGACTACGAGGGCGCCGGTACGGCGGAGACGGTCACCGTGGAGATCGCCTCCGGGCAGAGCTCGCAGGCGATCGCCGACACGCTGGAGAAGAAGGGCGTGGTGAAGAGTGCCAAGGCCTTCGAGCGGGTCGCCCGGGACGATCCGCGCTCGAAGAAGATCCAGGCCAACACGTACACGCTGAAGAAGGAGATGTCGGCCCAGTCGGCGCTCGAGCTGCTGCTCGACACCGCCAAGTCGGTGCTGGTCACCCGCTTCACCATCCCGCCCGGCCGGACCAAGGCCGAGATCGTCAAGGCCCTGCAGAACGCCAAGGCGGTCAAGCTTCCGGCCGGCGCCGCGCAGGCCGCGATGAACCGCCCGCAGACCCTCAAGCTGCCGGCCTACGCGAAGAACGACCCCGAGGGCTTCCTGATGCCCGGCACCTACGACATCCCCAAGGACGCGAACGCGAACCTGGTACTGCGGATGGCGACGGCCGGCTTCGCCAAGGCGGCGGCGGAGCTGAACCTGACCGCGACGGCCAAGCGCAAGAAGCTCGACCCGTACCAGGCGGTGATCGTGGCCAGCATCATCGGCGCCGAGACCAACCGCAAGCAGGACTACGGCAAGGTCGCCAGGGTGATCTACAACCGGCTGCAGTCCAACTCCAAGCTGCAGATGGACTCCACCATCCATTACATCACCGGCCGCGACGGCAAGGTCTTCACCTCCAAGGAGCAGCGCGACACCGAGTCGCCGTACAACACCTACCTCAACCGCGGGCTGCCGCCGACGCCGATCAACTCGCCGGGCAAGGAGCTGCTCAGCGCGGCGCTGAACCCGACGCCGGGCAGCTGGAAGTACTTCACGCTGGTCAACCTCGACACCGGTGAGACGGTCTTCGCGACCACCGGCGAGGAGCACCAGAAGAACGTCGAGAAGCTGCAGGCGTGGTGCCAGGCGCACAAGGGCCGGTGCTGAGCCGATGACCCGATGTGCGGTGCTCGGGCAGCCGATCGCGCACTCGCTGTCGCCGGCCATGCACCGGGCGGCGTACGCCGAACTCGGGCTCGACTGGCGCTACGACGCCTACGAGGTGGCCGAGGACGAACTGCGGTCTTTCCTGAGCACGCTGGGCGACGACGTCCGTGGGCTGTCCCTGACGATGCCGCTGAAACGGGTCGCGCTCGACCTCGTCGACACCGTCGATCCGGTCGCCGAACTGATCGGCGCGGCGAACACGATGCTGTTCGAGGCCGACGGCTCCCGCTCGGCGCACAACACCGACGTACCGGGTCTGATCGCGGCCTTCGCCGAGCGGGGGATCACCGCCGCGGACACCGCCGTCGTGCTGGGTGGGGGAGCGACCGCCGCGTCGACCCTGGCCGCGCTGCGGGGACTGAAGGTCAGCGAAGTGACGCTGGTCGTGCGCGATCTGGCGAAGGCCGAGCGGCTGCTGGATCTCGCGGCCGAGCTGGGACTGAAGACGTCGGCCACCGACTTCGGCAAGGTCGAGGAGATCGGTGGCTTCGATCTGTGCGTCTCCACTCTGCCCGGGGGTGCGGTCGACCAGTGGGCGGAGCACTTCGCCCAGGTGGCCCCGGTGGTCTTCGACGTGGCCTACCACCCGTGGCCGACGCAGCTCGCGCTGGTGGCGCACCGGATCGGTACAGAGCTGTTGAACGGCCTTGACCTGCTCGTGCATCAGGCGACCCTTCAGGTGGAGATGATGACGGGAAGGTCGCCTGCGCCCTTGGCGGCGATGAGAGCCGCCGCGCGCGAGGAGCTGAACGATCGTGAGCCCAGTTGACCGCCGTACCGTCCTGAAGGCGGGCGGCGCAATCGCTGCGCTCGCCCTGACCGGCGCTGCCGAGGTGTTGCCGGCCGGTGCCGGGGCGGGCAACCTCGCCGGCGCGACCGCTGGGCCCGACTGGGCCGGCTTCCAGAAGAGCATCAAAGGCACCGTGTACCTGCCGGGCAAGCCCGGCTACCCGACTGTCCGGCAGCTCTTCAACCCGCGATGGGACACGATCGCTCCGGCCGGCGTGGTGCGGACGGCCAACGCGACCGACGTCCAGAAGGCGATCAACTTCGCTCGCAAGAACAAGCTTGTCTCGGTACCGAAGAGCGGCGGCCACTCGTACGTCGGAGCCTCGACGGTCAGCAAGGGCCTGGTGGTGGACGTCAGCGCGATGCGCTCGATGAGCTACTCGGGCAACGTGCTCACCGTCGGTGCCGGCGCCAAGCTGTACGACGTGCACGCGTTCCTCGACAAGTACGGCAAGTCCCTGCCGACCGGCACCTGCCCGACGGTAGGGATCGCGGGTCTCACCCTCGGCGGGGGTATGGGCGTGCACACCCGGGCGTTCGGCCTGACCTGCGACCGGATCCAGTCGCTGGGCGTGATCACCGCCGATGGTGTCGCCCGCAACGTCAGCGCCACCTCCGACCCGGACCTGTTCTGGGCGCTGCGCGGTGGTGGTGGCGGCAACCTCGGCATCGTCACGTCGTTCCGGCTGATCACGATCCCGGCAGCGAAGCTCGGCTTCTTCCGGCTGACCTGGCCCGAAGCCAAGGCCGCGGACGTCGTCCGCGGCTGGCAGAAGTTCGCCGTCGCGGCCCCGATCGCCTCCTGGGGCAATCTGCACATCGATGCCAAGAGCAACGGAACGCTCTCGATCCACGTGCTCGGCATCTCCACCACCGGCAACGGCGCGGCCGCGGCAGCGGAGCTGGAGTCGTACGTCGGTTCCAAGGCGGCCACCCGGTCGTTCGCGGTCCGCAGCCACATGGAGGCGGTCAACTACCTCGGTGGCGGCGCGACCAGCCCCCGTCAGGGTTTCCTGGCCGGGTCGGACGTCCTGAAGCCGATGAGCGCGCCGACCATCACCGCCCTGCTGGGCGCGGTGAAGGCGGCTGCCCGGGTGAAGCTCCCCGCTTCGGCGATCCTGGATCCGCTGGGCGGCCAGTCGGCGAAGATCCCGTCGGGTGGCTCCTCGTGGGGTCACCGCTCCGCGGTCGGCGTCGTCCAGTGGTACACCGGGCTGGCCGCGCATCCGACCTCGGCTCAGCTCAAGGCGGCGCAGACCTTCATCAGCAACGGCCACAAGGCGGTCCGCCCGTCGACGGCCGGTGGCTACGTCAACTACGTGGAGACCGGCCGCTCGGTCAGCACGTACTACGGCGCCAACTACGCCAGGCTGCAGGCGGTGAGGAAGAAGTACGACCCCACCAACTTCTTCCACAACGCCTACACGATCGCTTGAACGGACCGTTGGGGCACTAGCCTTCGGGCCATGAAGCTGTGGCGGTCGGTGGCCGGTGTGCTGGTTCTCGCGTTCCTGGCGGCGGGTGTCTCGCCTGCCTGGGCGTGCGCGTGCGGTGGCTACCTGCCGGACGCCGACTCGCGCGCCAAGGTGTTCGGGGAGAACGCGCTGGTCCGTCACGACGGCAGCCAGGAAGAGATCGTGCTCTCGATGTCGGTGCAGGGCCAGTCGCGCAAGGCCGCCTGGATCATGCCGGTGCCGGCGGCCGCGAAGGTGGAGCTCGGCGACGAGGACCTGTTCTCCCGGCTGCAGTCGATGACCCGGCCGAAGGTCGTCACCCGCAAGACGTACTGGCCGTTCCGCGATCTGGGCATCATGGGCAGCCGCCGCGGCGAGGGTGGTGCTCCGACGGCTCCGGGGGCCGGCGTGAACGTTCGCGAGCAGATGCGGGTCGGTCCGTTCGAGGTCGCCCGGCTGAGCGGCTCGAGCGGCACGGACGTGACCGCCTGGCTGACCAGCAACGGGTACGCCGCACCCGCGAGCCTGGCCACCAACCTGACGCCGTACCTGGCCGAGAAGTGGGAGATCGTCGCGGTCAAGCTCGCCCCGCAGGACGTCGGCACACCGATGACCGGCTCGACCCCGCCGCTGCGCCTGACCTTCGCCTCGCCGCGGATCGTCTACCCGATGCGGCTGAGCAAAGGCGCGACGACCGCGCAGACGGTGACCGTGTACGTCGCCGCGCCGTACCGGGTGGACGCCTCGAAGCTGCCTGACCCGAACGTGAAGCCCGAGCTGCTGTATGCCGGCCGCCTCGAAGGCGAGACCTCCCCGGCCCTGGCGGCGCCCCGCTCTTCCTTCCTCACCGCCTACTCGGTGACCTATCGCGAGCCCGAGCGCATCACCGACGACTTCGTCTTCACCCAGGCCGCTACCGACGACGAGTTCCAGCGAGTTCGCTATGTGACCAGGAACGACGGTCTGCTGAGCACGGCCGCGGTGCTCTTCGGCGGAGTGCTCCTGATCGGAGTCGGCGCCGCTGTGATCGCCCGCCGCCTGGTGCGTCGCCGGTAATCCACAGGCACGCTCGATCGGCGGACATCGGCAGCTCCTGATCGTCTAGGCTCCTGGATCGTGTCGGGTGACAACGCGGTGATCGCCGCCGGGATCGGTGTGGTGCTCTGTGGAGCGGCCGCGTTCGTGCTCGGCCCGTGGCTGATGCGCCGCATCCCCGAGCCTGTGCTGGAGGAAGGCGACAGCAAACCGCTGTACGCCGAGCTGGCGGGGCAGGGCTTTGCCACCAGGGCGGCGTACTGGTGTGGCGCGACAGCGGCGGTTGCCGGTGGACTGCTCGGCTGGACGCTCGGCACCTCGGCCGGGCTGGCCGCATGGCTGGTGCTGGCGGTTGCCGGAGCGGTGCTCGGCTACATCGATGCCCGGACGAGATACCTGCCGTCGGCGATCATCTGGCCGACGTACCTGCTGGTCGGTGTCGCATTGGTTGCGGCAGCGCTGATGACAGGGGAGTGGGGATCGCTGCGCCGGGCCGCGATCGCGGGGGTGATCGGTTTCGGGGTGTTCTACCTGCTCTGGTCGGTGTTCAAGCGAGGCGTCGGGTTCGGTGACGTCCGGCTGTCCGGCCTGCTGAGCATGGCTCTGGGCTGGCTGGGCTGGGGCGAGTTCGTCCTCGGTCTGTACGGCGGGTTCTTCCTCGGTGCGGCGATCGGGATCGTCCTCACGGCGGCGAAGGTGTTCCAGCGCAAGCAGTTGTTCCCGTTCGGCCCGTTCATGCTGGTCGGCGCGCTCGTCGGCGTACTGGCCGGTGAGCCACTGGCCCGCTGGTACGTCGGCTGAGGTTCATGGCCTCGGCCAGAATCCGCCGGCCTCCCAGCGGTGCCTGGACACCTCCTCGACCCGCTGGTGCAAGGACAGCTCCCGGCAGTTCCGCAAGGCCTGCTCGAACGCTGCCGGCAACCGGCCGGACAGTTCGCCGCTCGCCGGGACCTCGACCGTCGCGGGCGCTTCGATGCCCTCGGCCAGGACCTTCAGGCGTTCTCCGGCGGCCATCAGCAGGCGGGGATCCAGATCGGCCAGCAGGTCTTCCAGCTCGTACTCGACCTTGTGCTCGTCGCGCGGTACGCCGATGTTCACGCTGGTGGCCGGCGTCGGCCCACAGTTCTCGCCGACGTGGTAGTAGCTCGACGGCCAGTAGAGCAGGTCGCCGGGCTCGACCTCGACCGCGAACGACGTGGGCAGGAACCGCTGGTAGTCCACTACTGTGCTGACCGGATCGGTCCACGGCCGTTCCGCCCAGAAGCGCATCCGTTTGCGTTCGCGCAGACCGAACATGAAGGTCGCGAAGCGGTCCTTGTGCACACCGACCGGGCTGTTGTCGTAATTCCCGTGGAACATTGTCGTGATCGCGCCGGTGAGCGGCAGTCCGACCTGTTCCCAGAGGCTGGCGAAGAATTGCCGTTCCCGCTGCCACATTTCCCGGTCGAAGGCGTGCAGGACGCTGACGATCAGCGCGTAGCCGCGGTCGTCCAGCACCGGCTTCAACCGGGCCTCGTACTGATCGAAAGTCCGGTCGGCCGCTGCCGGCAGCAGCAGGTCGTTCCCGCCGTGCACGGTGCGCTCGATCGTGAACTGCGCCGTCGGCGCCCGTTGTCCGCCGTACTCGGCTTCCTGCGCGCCGACGGCGGCAGCGAACACCTCCTCGGCCACGAAGGGCGGCGGTTGCACGCCACGGATCAAAACCGGACGCCGATCCCAGTAGAGCTGGGCGAACTCGGCCCAGTCCAGCTTGTCCGTGATCGCCAGTTCGCTCACGGAGTCACCACCTCCACGGCTCGCAGAGCATGCAGTCTCCGCACCAAAGGCAGGTAGGCGTCGTCGCGGACGGCGAACTCACCGTCGCGCAACTCGGCCAGTAGTTCGTCACCACCGCCGACGGTGAAGGCGTGCCCATTGACGGCCCACAGGAACTTGTCGTCGTCGGGTTGCCGATACACCCGCGCGACTGACCGGACCCGCTGCCCAGGCACCAGGTCGGACCGCCGAGGCGCCGGCACAGGCTCCAAAGCTCCCGCGCTGATCCGCTTGGCCCACTGGACCCGCAGACTCCGCTCGATCGCCGGGCTGTGACTCAACTCGGCCATCCTGGCCGCTGTCTCCTGGTACGGCGACATCACCTGGTCCGCCTCGGACAGGGGCAGATAGGGGGCGGCAGCCGTTCCGCGTCGACGCTCCAGATTCGCGATCAGGAGTCTGACGACCTCTTCGGCCGCCAGTTTGCCGTCGGTCGGCAGCAGCAAGCGCAGCCACAGGCAGCCCGAACCGCTGATCTCGGCAGTACCTGGCGGCCAGGACAGGAGGTCGCCTGCCTCACCCGTCAGAGTTTCCCCGTCCACCTGCGCGGTCAGTTGGCCGTCCAGTGCCCAGACCAGACTGTGATAGCCCGGCGTGCTCTGCTGCCAGGGCAGCCCGCCGGACACCACCAGGTCGCAGGACACCGGCGCGACCGGTACGCCGATCAGTTGCCAGAGCGGTTCGATCAACGCGCGGACCTGCGACCAGAGTGGGTAGCCGAGCATCAACGGTTCCCGCACGGCCAGCACGAACGGCTCGGCGCCGACCCGGCCCAGGTACTCCTGCAGCGACGTGTCAGTAGGTCCGGGGAGCAACTCGCCTGGCACGCCGACCCGTCCCGGTGCACGCAGAAAGCGGACGTCGGGCAGCGTCCGGAACCTCGAACCGTGCCGGAAAGGTTCGGCCGCCGCGACCACCGCGTCGTACGCCGCTTGCCCGCTGATCGGAGAGGCATCGCCCCGCAGGCGCAGGGCTGTGGTCTGCCAGGGCTGTGCGACGTACGTCGTCCAGTCGGTCATGCATCCTCCGCCATCTCGGTTGTCGTCGTCGCGTGTGGAAACCGCTGTTGTAGCCGGGCGGCGTAGGCGGCCAGTGGCTCGAGACCGACAGCCGAACGACGTTCGTCGACGGTGCCGGGGTCTTCCAGCGCGCACGGCACCAGCCGGCCGTCCACGGTCCGGAACTTGGTGCCGTAGACCTGCGGCCGGTCTTCGGCCAGCCGCAGGGTGTCGGTGAGATAGGCGACCTGCGAGCGGGGTACGTCGACCGCTGCGGTCAGCAACTCCAGGCAACTCCGCTGGAAATCGGCCTGGTCATCAAGATGCTGAACGAGCCGGCAGGCCGCGTCGGCGGCGTCCTCGCCGACGAGCAGTGGCCCTGGCCACCCGTGCTGCTCGATCACCTGTCGCAGCCAGGTCGAAGCGACTGTGGTCAGTTTGGCCAGCCGCTCGGCGATCGCCTCGTCCTGGAACGCGCCGTCGGCCCACGGTCCGCGCCAGCTCGCATCGACGGCGTCGACCTTCAGCAGACGCTCGCGGATCGCGGCGAGTTCGTCGAGTGCCGACAGTCGGAGCTTGAGCTTCTGTCCGTGCCACTGGTAGATGAATCGCCGGTTCGCCTCTGGCCAGTCGAAGCCGACCGCGCCGTGTTCGGGATCGCGCACGACGAGGTGGGCGTGCTCGTCGATGAGCTGGATCGGCTGCTCAGCGATCGGGGTGACGGCGTCGCGAAGGGCGACACCCAGCCGGGACAGGGTGAGCCCGCCGGCCCAGTCGAGTGGCGGTGGGACTTCGTGCCCTGTTTCGACTGAGGCGCCGGTGGCTGGATCCCAGTGCTTCAGTGGGCCGCCTCGCAGGGAGCGGTAGAAGTACGGGACGTCGTACCGCAGGAACTGTTCGCGCTCGGCCGGGATGAAGTCGTCCGGCGGTGCGGCGCCGGTCAGCAGGAAGTCGTCGAGAGGCTCGGTGTAGCCGGAGGTGGAACGGAGCAGTACCCGGGTGGTGGCCGGCTGCTCGAGGACGGCCTGCAGCTTCGGCACGTTGCCGACCAGCAGCGTCCAGGCGTCGAACATGCCGCGGAGGAACCGGGTCGGGTAGGCGCCGTACCCGAGCTGTCCTTCTCGGTCGGCGACCACCGTCCGAGTCTCTTGCCGTGCCCAGGGCGCGGACCGCGGCCGGGTGGCAAGGGCAGTCGCTCGCCCGGCCGCGTCGGTCCCGACTTCGACCAGGCAGAGAGTCGGGCCGTCCAGAGCGCAGAAGCGAGGCTCGCTCTCCAGTCCGACATGATGATGCGGAGTATCCGGGCCGCCGACCAGGCCGGTCTCGGGCAGCCTGCGCACCTCGACCAGGGCCAGTTCCAGGTCGATCGGATACATCAGCGGTTGGGGTTGCCCCGGCCGGACACCGACGGCCAGGTTGCCTTCGGCGAGGTCGGTGATGCCGAATCCGAAGCAGGCCGCCGTCAGGGAACCGGCCCGATGCCAGAAGACCCCGGCGTCGTCGAGCCGCGCACCGGACAACGAGTTGCCGGCCCGCTGTCGGAGTACTCCCCACTGAGCCGGCGGCTCGATCCACTCTTGCCACGAGTAGGTTCCGTCGCCGGGCAGCTGCTCCATCAAGGGCAGCAGGATCGACCCTGACGCCGGTGGCAGCTCGTTCAGCAGCGCGAAGACGGACGATTGCCGAGCAAGGAAGAGCCGGTCGACATCGGCGGGCCGTGGCTTGTAGGCGACGCTGCGGCCGTCGGAGAAGTCCACCCGGAGTACGCGTTGGCGGCCGTTGTGCGTCTCGCCGTCGTGCGCGGTCAGGCCGGTCACCGGAAATTGCGCGTCGAACCAGAGCCGGTCCGCGTCGGCCGGCAACCGCTCCAGAAACGTTCGCAGGAAGGCGAGGAACCGAACGCCCTCGGCCCGCGGGTTGTACCGGGACGCGCTGTCCGCGCCGCCCAGACAGGCCAAGAAGGCCGATCCGGTCAGCGGCCCGAACAGCGCGCCGTTGAGCGGTTGGAGAACGCCCTCCGCCAGGACGCCAGGGAAGGTGGAA encodes:
- the mltG gene encoding endolytic transglycosylase MltG; translated protein: MNEDRGDRTEDLNDHLGLRPESRVERRANRRKTRARRGFGCFAGLVSLVVVGALIGGLVIGFGKGRDAIEKVFAAPDYEGAGTAETVTVEIASGQSSQAIADTLEKKGVVKSAKAFERVARDDPRSKKIQANTYTLKKEMSAQSALELLLDTAKSVLVTRFTIPPGRTKAEIVKALQNAKAVKLPAGAAQAAMNRPQTLKLPAYAKNDPEGFLMPGTYDIPKDANANLVLRMATAGFAKAAAELNLTATAKRKKLDPYQAVIVASIIGAETNRKQDYGKVARVIYNRLQSNSKLQMDSTIHYITGRDGKVFTSKEQRDTESPYNTYLNRGLPPTPINSPGKELLSAALNPTPGSWKYFTLVNLDTGETVFATTGEEHQKNVEKLQAWCQAHKGRC
- a CDS encoding FAD-binding oxidoreductase, with the protein product MSPVDRRTVLKAGGAIAALALTGAAEVLPAGAGAGNLAGATAGPDWAGFQKSIKGTVYLPGKPGYPTVRQLFNPRWDTIAPAGVVRTANATDVQKAINFARKNKLVSVPKSGGHSYVGASTVSKGLVVDVSAMRSMSYSGNVLTVGAGAKLYDVHAFLDKYGKSLPTGTCPTVGIAGLTLGGGMGVHTRAFGLTCDRIQSLGVITADGVARNVSATSDPDLFWALRGGGGGNLGIVTSFRLITIPAAKLGFFRLTWPEAKAADVVRGWQKFAVAAPIASWGNLHIDAKSNGTLSIHVLGISTTGNGAAAAAELESYVGSKAATRSFAVRSHMEAVNYLGGGATSPRQGFLAGSDVLKPMSAPTITALLGAVKAAARVKLPASAILDPLGGQSAKIPSGGSSWGHRSAVGVVQWYTGLAAHPTSAQLKAAQTFISNGHKAVRPSTAGGYVNYVETGRSVSTYYGANYARLQAVRKKYDPTNFFHNAYTIA
- a CDS encoding shikimate dehydrogenase → MTRCAVLGQPIAHSLSPAMHRAAYAELGLDWRYDAYEVAEDELRSFLSTLGDDVRGLSLTMPLKRVALDLVDTVDPVAELIGAANTMLFEADGSRSAHNTDVPGLIAAFAERGITAADTAVVLGGGATAASTLAALRGLKVSEVTLVVRDLAKAERLLDLAAELGLKTSATDFGKVEEIGGFDLCVSTLPGGAVDQWAEHFAQVAPVVFDVAYHPWPTQLALVAHRIGTELLNGLDLLVHQATLQVEMMTGRSPAPLAAMRAAAREELNDREPS
- a CDS encoding DUF2330 domain-containing protein — translated: MKLWRSVAGVLVLAFLAAGVSPAWACACGGYLPDADSRAKVFGENALVRHDGSQEEIVLSMSVQGQSRKAAWIMPVPAAAKVELGDEDLFSRLQSMTRPKVVTRKTYWPFRDLGIMGSRRGEGGAPTAPGAGVNVREQMRVGPFEVARLSGSSGTDVTAWLTSNGYAAPASLATNLTPYLAEKWEIVAVKLAPQDVGTPMTGSTPPLRLTFASPRIVYPMRLSKGATTAQTVTVYVAAPYRVDASKLPDPNVKPELLYAGRLEGETSPALAAPRSSFLTAYSVTYREPERITDDFVFTQAATDDEFQRVRYVTRNDGLLSTAAVLFGGVLLIGVGAAVIARRLVRRR
- the ruvX gene encoding Holliday junction resolvase RuvX; the encoded protein is MRRGVRVALDVGDARIGVASSDPHGILATPVETVKAGAGALERIAGLVAELEAFEVVIGLPRSLSGGEGPAAVKIRTTAAQLDELLRKVSSTVELRLVDERFTTVTAERMLRERGKKGSKRRAVVDQAAAVVILQHALDFERETGNPPGRPL
- the alaS gene encoding alanine--tRNA ligase, with the protein product METSEVRRRFLNYFEERDHTVVPSAPLPSPDPNLLFNVAGMAQFVPYFVGQQTPPYQRATSVQKCVRTLDIEEVGKTTRHGTFFQMNGNFSFGDYFKEQAVQYAWDLVTKSQADGGYGFDESVLYASVYYEDDEAIDIWKRVAGLPDDRIVRLGMKDNFWSMGIPGPCGPCSEILIDRGPQFGADRDWEAGDRYLEFWNLVFMQNVRGEGGGKEGYPILGELPKKNIDTGLGLERVAYLLQGVDNMYEIDEIFPVIEKASELSGRKYGADQVDDVRFRVIADHVRSALMLIGDGVTPGNEQGGYVLRRLLRRSIRSMRLLGYEDPSLVELLPTSLEQMRKSYPELAADFPRISQIAYAEEEAFRRTLTAGTSIFDLAVKNVKAQGGAHLAGNQAFQLHDTYGFPIDLTVEMASEQGLQVDTDGFRSLMKEQRDRAKADARAKKAGHADTSGYRELREKGVTEFTGYDELATDSQLRGVLRDGVVATAAEQGETVEVVLEKTPFYAESGGQIADEGLIVGDGFKLKVLDVQRPVKGLIVHRVEVVEGAVRPGLDVHAQVDKEWRISACQAHSGTHVVHAALRQVLGPTALQSGSYNKPGYLRLDFAWSSALDQATRSEIEEVANLAVRQDLSVSAQYMSLPEAREWGALALFGETYDDSVRVVEIGGPWSRELCGGTHVKHSSQVGALTVTSESSVGAGVRRLEAFVGMDALHYLGRERALVRLLSENLKTRPEELPAKVADLAERLRVAEKELEKVRAGQVLAAAAELAKAPRDVFGVAYVGHRAPDGVNGGDLRKLALDVRGRMPADKPAVVAVLSVNDGKPAVVIALNDIAREWRLKAGDLVRTAAEQLGGRGGGKDDVAQGGGTDPAGSDKALSAVEHAIGHLVTGGS
- a CDS encoding prepilin peptidase; this translates as MSGDNAVIAAGIGVVLCGAAAFVLGPWLMRRIPEPVLEEGDSKPLYAELAGQGFATRAAYWCGATAAVAGGLLGWTLGTSAGLAAWLVLAVAGAVLGYIDARTRYLPSAIIWPTYLLVGVALVAAALMTGEWGSLRRAAIAGVIGFGVFYLLWSVFKRGVGFGDVRLSGLLSMALGWLGWGEFVLGLYGGFFLGAAIGIVLTAAKVFQRKQLFPFGPFMLVGALVGVLAGEPLARWYVG